The genomic window GTCCGGGACACCCGGGGGCAGGAGATCGACGGAGCGTGCGGACAGCTCGCCGCTTCCGAGCGTTGACCCCCGTGTAATCTGAGTCGAACAATTCTCATAATCCGACAGGGGAGCGCCACAGCGCTGAGAGTGCGGTGACCGTCAGACCGCAGACCCTCTGAACCTCGCCCCGGTCATTCGGGGTAGGAAGTTCGGACGTTACTCAAGCTGTTGCGCCCTGCCCGGATCCCGAACGCGGGACCCGGGCAGGGCCGCGTCTCTTCCTGGCCACCCCCAGGAGGACATCTCAGTGAGCACCACGAGCACCACGAGCACCACCAGGAACACCAAGCGGCTCGCCGCAACGGCGCTCGCCGCGGCCCTGGGCGTCAGCGCCCTCGCGGCCTGCGGGGGCGCGTCCGACGACGCCGCCTCCGGTTCCGGTTCCGGCAAGGGCTCCAAGACCGTGACGCTTGTCAGCCACGACTCCTTCAACGCCACTCCGGCGGTGCTCAAGGAGTTCACCGAGCAGACCGGCTACACGGTCAAGGTGCTGAAGAGCGGTGACGCCGTCGAGGCGCTCAACAAGGAGATCCTCACCAAGGGCTCCCCGCAGGGCGACGTCTTCTTCGGCGTCGACAACACCACCCTCTCCCGCGCCCTCGACAACGGTCTCTTCACGCCGTACGAGGCCAAGGGCCTGGACCGGGTCCCCGAGAGCGCCCAGCTCGACAAGGGCCGGCACCGGGTCACGCCCGTCGACACCGGCGACATCTGCGTCAACTACGACAAGAAGTACTTCGCCGACAAGAAGCTGGCCCCGCCGGTGACCCTCGACGACCTGGCGAAGCCCGCCTACAAGGACCTCCTCGTCGTCGAGAACGCCGAGCGCTCCTCGCCCGGCCTCGGCTTCCTCCTCGGCACCGCCGCCGCCTACGGCGACGAGGGCTGGCAGGACTACTGGAAGAAGCTGAAGGCCAACGGCGTCAAGGTCGTCGACAGCTGGGAGCTCGCCTACAACCAGGAGTTCTCCGGCTCGGCGGGCGGCAAGGCCGCCAAGGGCGACCGGCCGCTCGTCGTCTCGTACGCCTCCAGCCCGCCCGTCGAGGTGCTGTTCGCGAAGCCGCAGCCCAAGGAGGCGCCGACCGGGGTCGCGACCGGCACCTGCTTCCGCCAGACCGAGGCCGCGGGCCTGCTGAAGGGCGCGAGGAACGAGGCCGGGGGCAAGGCCCTGCTGGACTTCCTGATCAGCAAGAAGTTCCAGGAGGACATGCCGCTCCAGATGTTCGTGAACCCGGTGGTGAACGACGCCGAGGTGCCCGCGCTCTTCACCGAGTTCGGTGCCGTGGTCGACAAGCCGCAGACCATGGCGCCCGAGAAGATCGCCGACAGCCGTGACCAGTGGATCCAGTCGTGGTCCTCGCTCGTCCTGAAGTAGAAGCGACCGAAGCGGGCAGGACACTCCGCGGGAACGCGGCACGGCTCGCCCTGATGGCCGTGCCCGCCGCGTTCTTCGCGGTCTTCTTCGCCTACCCCGTGACCGCGATCGTCGGCCGCGGGTTCACGGCGGACGGGGCCTGGCGGTTCGGCCGCATCGGCGAGGTGCTGACCCGGCCGGAGATCGTGGACGTCCTCTGGTTCACCCTCTGGCAGGCGCTCGCGTCCACCGGGCTCACGCTGCTGCTCGCGCTCCCCGGCGCGTATGTCTTCGCGCGCTTCGACTTCCCCGGGAAGCAGGTGCTGCGCGCGGTCGTCACCGTGCCGTTCGTGCTGCCGACCGTCGTCGTCGGCACCGCCTTCCTCGCGCTGCTCGGCCGCGGCGGGCTCCTCGACGAGCTGTGGGGCGTACGGCTCGACACCACGGTCTGGGCGATCCTGCTCGCCCATGTCTTCTTCAACTACGCCGTGGTCGTACGGACCGTGGGCGGCCTGTGGTCGCAGCTCGACCCCCGCCAGGAGGAGGCGGCACGGGTCCTCGGAGCCGGACGGTTCGCCGCCTGGTACCGCGTCACCCTGCCCGCGCTGGCCCCGTCCGTGGCCGCGGCCGCGCTGATGGTGTTCCTCTTCACCTTCACCTCCTTCGGCGTCGTGCAGATCCTCGGCGGACCCGCCTACTCCACGGTCGAGGTGGAGATCTACCGGCAGACCGCCGACCGCCTCGACCTGCCGACGGCCGCCGTGCTCACGCTGGTCCAGTTCGCGGCAGTCGGCGCGATCCTCGCCGTGCACGCCCGGACCGTACGGCGGCGCGAGAGCGCCCTGAGACTCGTCGACCCGTCCCTGGCCGCGCACCGGCCGCGCGGCGCGGGCCAGTGGACGCTGTTCGCGGGGGTCCTCGCCACGATCGTGGTGCTGATCCTGGCGCCGCTCGCGGTACTGGTCGAGCGGTCGTTCGCGGGGGCCGGCGGCCCAGGCACCTACGGAGCCGGCTTCTACCAGGCCCTGCGGTCGGTCGAGGCGAGCGGCGGCACCTTCCTCGTACCGCCGCTGGAGGCGGTACGGAACTCCCTCCAGTACGCGCTCGCGGCCACCGCCATCGCCCTGCTCGTCGGCGGGCTCGCGGCCGCCGCGCTCACCCGCAGGGCCGGCAGGCTCGTACGGGGCTTCGACGCGCTGCTGATGCTGCCGCTCGGGGTCTCCGCCGTGACCGTCGGCTTCGGCTTCCTCATCACCCTCGACGAGCCACCGCTCGATCTGCGTACCTCATGGATCCTGGTGCCGCTCGCCCAGGCCCTGGTCGGGGTGCCGTTCGTGGTCCGCACCATGCTTCCCGTGCTGCGGGCCGTCGACGCACGGCTGCGGGAGGCCGCCGCCGTCCTCGGCGCGTCTCCGCTGCGGGCCTGGCGCGAGGTCGACCTGCCCCTGGTGCGACGGGCGCTCCTCGTCGCCGCCGGATTCGCCTTCGCCGTATCGCTGGGCGAGTTCGGGGCGACCGTCTTCATCGCCCGGCCGGACAACCCGACGCTCCCGGTGGCCGTGGCCCGGCTCCTGGGTCGCCCCGGAGAGCTCAACTACGGCCAGGCGATGGCCCTTTCGACCATTCTCATGCTGGTCTGCGCGACGGCGCTGCTGCTGCTCGAACGCATCCGGCCCGACCGTTCCGCCGGGGAGTTCTGATGCTGACGCTGGACGGTGCGACCGTACGGTTCGGGCGGCGGGCGGCGCTCGACGCGGTGGACCTGGAGGTGGCCGACCACGAGATCGTCTGTGTCCTTGGGCCCAGCGGCGGCGGCAAGTCCACGCTGCTGCGGGCCGTGGCCGGACTCCAGCAGCTGGCCGGCGGCCGGGTGCTGCTCGGGGGCGCCGACCAGGCGGGCGTGCCGGTGCACCGCCGCGGGGTCGGGCTGATGTTCCAGGACCACCAGCTCTTCCCGCAGCGGGACGTCGGCGGCAACGTGGCCTTCGGGCTGCGGATGCACGGGGTGCCCAGGGCCGAGCAGACCCGGCGCGTGGAGGAACTGCTGGAGCTCGTCGGGCTCCCGGGCGCCGGGCGGCGCGCCGTCGCGACGCTCTCCGGGGGCGAGCAGCAGCGAGTCGCCCTCGCCCGAGCGCTCGCGCCGCGCCCCCGGCTGCTGATGCTCGACGAGCCGCTCGGCCAGCTCGACCGGACGCTCAGGGAACGACTCGTCCTCGAACTGCGCGGGCTCTTCGAGCGGTTGGGGACGACCGTGCTCGCCGTGACGCACGACCAGGGCGAGGCTTTCGCGCTCGCCGACCGGGTCGTCGTCATGCGGGACGGGAAGGTCGCGCAGAGCGGCACACCGCGCGAGGTGTGGCAGCGGCCCGCCTCCGAGTTCGTCGCCCGCTTCCTCGGCTTCGACAACGTAGTGCCCGCGACGGTGGCCGGTGAGGCGGCGGACACGGTGTGGGGCAGGATCCCCGTCCCGGCGGGCTCGCCCCAGGGCGCCTGCCGGCTGCTGGTCCGTCCGGCGGCGGTGCGGATCGGGCCGCCGACGGAAGGGCTGAGGTGCGCGGTGGAGTCGCTCACCTTCCGCGGGCACCACGTGGCGGTACGGGCGCGGCCCGTGGGCGCGCCCCCGCTGGAGGCGGAGTGCGGGCTGCGGGAGGCGCCGGAGGTGGGGACGCAGGTCGGCGTCGCGTTCGCGGCGGAGGACGTGGTGGTGCTGGCGTCGGAGGAGGGCTGAGGGCTGAGGGCGGGGGCCCTGTGGCGTGCCCCGGTCCTCAGGCGCCGGACGGGCCGGCCGGCTTCAGCCGTGACAGCGCCTCCGGGACCTCGTCCACCGAGTCGACGAGCGCGATACGGGTCTCCATCGCGCGGTCGGCGGCCAGGGACCGCAGGAGCGGCCAGGCCGGCAGCTTCTCCGTCCAGTGGGCGCGGTCGACCAGGACCATGGGGGTCGGCTCGCCGCGGGACCCGTAGTAGTTGGGGGTGGCGTTGTCGAAGATCTCCTGGACCGTGCCCGCCGCGCCCGGCAGGAAGACCACGCCGGCGTTGCAGCGGGCGAGGAGGCCGTCCTCGCGCGTGGCGTTGGCGAAGTACTTGGCGATGTGGTCCGCGAAGGGGTTCGGCGGCTCGTGGCCGTAGAACCAGGTGGGGATGCCGATCGATTCGCCGCCCTGCGGCCAGCGCGCACGCACCTCGAAGGCGGTGGTGGCCCATTCGGTGATCGAGGGGGTGAACGAGGGGGCCTTGGCGAGGATTTCGAGTGCCTCGTCGAGCATCTCGTCGGCGTGCGGGGCCGCGTACGCGCCCAGGTTCGCCGCCTCCATCGCGCCGGGGCCGCCGCCCGTGGCCACGATCAGCCCGGTGCGGGCGAGCTCGCGGCCGAGCCTTGCCGCCCCCGCGTATGCGTCCGAACCCCGGCCCATGGCGTGGCCGCCCATGACGCCCACCACCGGGACGCCGTCGAGCAGTTCGTCGAGGGCGTCCGAGACGGCGTCGTCGTGGATGGACCGCAGCATCGACGCGTATATGTCGCGGTCGGCCTTGGTCTCCTGGAACCACTCGTAGGTGAGCGCGTCGCGGGTGATCTCGTAAACGCCGTCGGCGAGCCCCTCGAACAGCTCGCCGGGGGAGTAGAGCAGGCCGCGGTACGGATCGAACGGCAGGTCCGGGATGGGCGGGAAGACCAGCGCGCCGTCGGCGCGGACCTTGGCGGCGGCGTCCGGCTCCATGGCGCAGCCGAAGAACAGCGTGCCGGTGGTGTCGGCGGAGAGCAGCGCGAAGGTGCGGCCGGTCAGATCGACCGACTGGACCCGGTGTCCCGCGAGGGTGCCGCGCTCGGCGACCCGGTCGAACTCCTCGATGGTCTCGATCTCGCGGTCGTCGTCGTGCGACGAGCCGAGCCTGCTCTTCCGCTGTCCCTGCGCCATGCCGCACCACCTTAGGCCCTGCCGGCGAACCGGAGTCCGCCGGGCCCGGGTCAGCGCCGCAGCGGCATCGCCGCCAGTTCCGCCACCGCCCAGGTGAGCGGAGCGAAGACCGCCAGCAGGACGACGGCGCGGAGCAGGACCGATGCGCGCAGGAGGGTGGCGGGGGCGGCCAGGTCCCGCAGCCCCGCCCGTGTGACCGCGCGGGAGTGCTTGGCCTCCAGGGCGGAGACGAGCAGCGTCGCCGTCGTACAGGCCAGGACCAAGGTGGCGCCGAGCGGGGTCAGTTCGCCGAACGGCCGGGGGCCGCCCCTCGGGCCGGAGAGCGCCGAGGCCGCGATCAGGGCGGAGGCGACGGCGCAGACGACGCCGAGCGGCCGGCCGAGCCGGGCCGCGTCGTCCATCAGGGCGCGGCCGGCGAGCAACCGTACCGCCCCGGGGCGCAGCGACTGCAGCACGCGCCCGCACACGTACACGATGCCGGGGCCGGCCATGGCCAGTCCGAGCGCGGTCAGCGCCCAGCCCATGAGCACCCCGCTCGGCGGGTTCCCGGTGAGGGCGCCGCCGGCGGCGGCTCCCCCGTACCCCTCGACCGCGAGGCCCGCGGCGGCGAGGGCCACGCCCCACGGCAGCCCGCCGGGCCCGGCTCCGGTGCGGGGTGCGGGGTCCTCCTCCTCGTATCCGGCGTCGGCCCTGGCCCCGCGTGGGCGCAGCGCGAGCGCTGCCGCGCCCGCGGCCGCCACCGGTACGCACGCGAGGAGGGTGAGCGCCGCGCCCAGCGGCAGCGGCCGCCCCGCGAAGACGAGCCGGGCCGCGGCCCCGTCGAACGGCATCCCCGTCAGATCACCCCGCAGGTGCAGGAACACCAGCAGCGCCGCCATGCTGCCGAGCGTGCAGGACACGGCGGTCGACACCGCGGCGAGTGCGGAGAGCCGCACGGGCCCGAGCCCGATCGCGGACAGCCCCTGCCGGGGCCGGGTGCTCGGGTCGGTACGCGCCACGGCGACCGCGAGGTGCACGGTCGCGGCGAGCGGCACGAGGCACCACAGCAGCCGCAGCGGCGCCTCGGGGGAGGGCTCCGACTGCGCTGCCGCGCCGGCGAGCGTGTAGAGCAGCAGAAAACCGACACCCCCCGATGCCGCGACGACCATCAGCCGCCGCAGCAGCACCAGGGGGCGGGTGCCGCGGGCTAGACGGAGAGCGAGCACGCGGCCCGGCCTTCCGCGTCGGCCCCGTGGAGGGAGTTGACCCGCCGGCCGTCGACCAGTGACACCGTGCGGTCGGCGAGCGTCGCCACCTCCGGGTCATGGCTGGCCAGGATGAGGGTGATGCGGTGCGAGCGGGCCGCGGTGGTGAGCGTGCGCAGGACCTGGGCGCGGTCCGTGGTGTGCAGCGTGGCGGTCGGCTCGTCGGCGAACAGCACGGCGGGCGTGGTGACGAGGGCCCGGGCGAGGGCGACGCGCTGCCGCTGGGACTGGAGCAGCGCACGGGGCCGCTTGCGCGCGCACGTCCCGATGTCGAGCCGCTCCAGCCACTCCACGGCGGCGGCCCTGGCGACGCGGTGGGACGAGCCGCGCAGCAGCAGCGGCAGGGCGGCGTTCTCCCAGGCGTTGAGTTCGGGGACCAGCTGGGGCTCGGGGCCGATCCAGCCGAAGCGCTCGCGGCGCAGCCGTTCGCGCGTGAGCGAGCCCATCGTGTGGACGGGGCTGCTGTTGAACCAGACCTCGCCCTGCTCCGGCACGATCTGGCCGGAGAGACAGCGCAGCAGCGTGGTCTTGCCGCAGCCGCGCGGGCCGTTCACGGCGAGGATCTCCCCCTCACGCACGCCGAGGGAGACTCCGGCGAGCGCGGGCGAGCCGCTCAGGGAGTGATGCAGGGAGCGCGCCCAGAGCACATCGTTGTCCGGCGGGGCCACCATGGCGTACACCTCGGTTCAGATCCGTTGGTTCCCTTCCCCCGTACGGGGGAACGACGTCGAGCCCGATCGGTCACAGCACCGTAGGGACTCGGAACCGGGTGTGCGCACAGCACGCGGCCCGGATGCACCCCTTCTCACTCGAAGGGGTGCATCCGGGCCGTGAAGGACCGGCTCCGGACGATCCCATGGCTGTCCGGAGCCGGTCGGTCGAGGACCCCGT from Streptomyces sp. FIT100 includes these protein-coding regions:
- a CDS encoding LOG family protein; the encoded protein is MAQGQRKSRLGSSHDDDREIETIEEFDRVAERGTLAGHRVQSVDLTGRTFALLSADTTGTLFFGCAMEPDAAAKVRADGALVFPPIPDLPFDPYRGLLYSPGELFEGLADGVYEITRDALTYEWFQETKADRDIYASMLRSIHDDAVSDALDELLDGVPVVGVMGGHAMGRGSDAYAGAARLGRELARTGLIVATGGGPGAMEAANLGAYAAPHADEMLDEALEILAKAPSFTPSITEWATTAFEVRARWPQGGESIGIPTWFYGHEPPNPFADHIAKYFANATREDGLLARCNAGVVFLPGAAGTVQEIFDNATPNYYGSRGEPTPMVLVDRAHWTEKLPAWPLLRSLAADRAMETRIALVDSVDEVPEALSRLKPAGPSGA
- a CDS encoding ABC transporter ATP-binding protein, yielding MVAPPDNDVLWARSLHHSLSGSPALAGVSLGVREGEILAVNGPRGCGKTTLLRCLSGQIVPEQGEVWFNSSPVHTMGSLTRERLRRERFGWIGPEPQLVPELNAWENAALPLLLRGSSHRVARAAAVEWLERLDIGTCARKRPRALLQSQRQRVALARALVTTPAVLFADEPTATLHTTDRAQVLRTLTTAARSHRITLILASHDPEVATLADRTVSLVDGRRVNSLHGADAEGRAACSLSV
- a CDS encoding thiamine ABC transporter substrate binding subunit, whose translation is MSTTSTTSTTRNTKRLAATALAAALGVSALAACGGASDDAASGSGSGKGSKTVTLVSHDSFNATPAVLKEFTEQTGYTVKVLKSGDAVEALNKEILTKGSPQGDVFFGVDNTTLSRALDNGLFTPYEAKGLDRVPESAQLDKGRHRVTPVDTGDICVNYDKKYFADKKLAPPVTLDDLAKPAYKDLLVVENAERSSPGLGFLLGTAAAYGDEGWQDYWKKLKANGVKVVDSWELAYNQEFSGSAGGKAAKGDRPLVVSYASSPPVEVLFAKPQPKEAPTGVATGTCFRQTEAAGLLKGARNEAGGKALLDFLISKKFQEDMPLQMFVNPVVNDAEVPALFTEFGAVVDKPQTMAPEKIADSRDQWIQSWSSLVLK
- a CDS encoding ABC transporter ATP-binding protein; the encoded protein is MLTLDGATVRFGRRAALDAVDLEVADHEIVCVLGPSGGGKSTLLRAVAGLQQLAGGRVLLGGADQAGVPVHRRGVGLMFQDHQLFPQRDVGGNVAFGLRMHGVPRAEQTRRVEELLELVGLPGAGRRAVATLSGGEQQRVALARALAPRPRLLMLDEPLGQLDRTLRERLVLELRGLFERLGTTVLAVTHDQGEAFALADRVVVMRDGKVAQSGTPREVWQRPASEFVARFLGFDNVVPATVAGEAADTVWGRIPVPAGSPQGACRLLVRPAAVRIGPPTEGLRCAVESLTFRGHHVAVRARPVGAPPLEAECGLREAPEVGTQVGVAFAAEDVVVLASEEG
- a CDS encoding iron ABC transporter permease, encoding MAVPAAFFAVFFAYPVTAIVGRGFTADGAWRFGRIGEVLTRPEIVDVLWFTLWQALASTGLTLLLALPGAYVFARFDFPGKQVLRAVVTVPFVLPTVVVGTAFLALLGRGGLLDELWGVRLDTTVWAILLAHVFFNYAVVVRTVGGLWSQLDPRQEEAARVLGAGRFAAWYRVTLPALAPSVAAAALMVFLFTFTSFGVVQILGGPAYSTVEVEIYRQTADRLDLPTAAVLTLVQFAAVGAILAVHARTVRRRESALRLVDPSLAAHRPRGAGQWTLFAGVLATIVVLILAPLAVLVERSFAGAGGPGTYGAGFYQALRSVEASGGTFLVPPLEAVRNSLQYALAATAIALLVGGLAAAALTRRAGRLVRGFDALLMLPLGVSAVTVGFGFLITLDEPPLDLRTSWILVPLAQALVGVPFVVRTMLPVLRAVDARLREAAAVLGASPLRAWREVDLPLVRRALLVAAGFAFAVSLGEFGATVFIARPDNPTLPVAVARLLGRPGELNYGQAMALSTILMLVCATALLLLERIRPDRSAGEF